The Prionailurus viverrinus isolate Anna chromosome B2, UM_Priviv_1.0, whole genome shotgun sequence genome contains the following window.
GGTATTTCCATCACCTCCAGAGAGTAGCATAGTTTATGtacttttatcattattattttggtcaaatgtttaagatttatttttaataacaatcaTGTCCATGGAATCATGGCATGAACAGAATCCACATGTTCCAAATGCCATTATAAATCAACCCCGTCACCAGGAGCAACACCATTGCTGGCTAAGGAGACAGTTCCCTGATACCAGTTTCTCTGTGGCCTCGAAGATGGTTTATGTGCACCTTTTGCAGAGCCCGAGTGCCCAGAAAACAGGAGACACACTCCTTTCAATTTTAAGGCTCTGCAGTAATCCTCTTTGTCATGAGCTCTGACCTCCATGTCCACAGGGCATCATGCTGGCCCTGTGTCTGCCGGGCTGACCCCTGACTGGGCAGCGTCCACCACGGAGCTGCTCCCACCCTTTGAGGTGGCACAGGGGACAGCTGTGTCCCCCTCCTCCGGGCAGCCCCCCGAGCCCTGATTTGTCTTCAGGGTCATTCTTCACTTTTCTTGAAGGAGAAAACACGTTCACAGCCACACTGCCCCATTTCCCAGCCCGTAGAAACCCAGGAGTCTGACAAccttgccttctttttttcatctctgtGCCCGTTGGTCCAATTTATCAGTGTCTCTGCTGGTGTAATCCTGTCTTCTTCTGAGATGAATGAGGATTATCCAAATCTTCAAGTTCTGATTCCTTTACCTCCAGTTTATGTCTCTCCTCTTGCATCTTACTGTTGGAAGCAAGGAGACAGCACCTCACATGATGGAAGCAGGTGCGTGGCCTTTCTGGCTGGCAAACTCCACGATGCCTAGAGTGGAAGActcttctcactgcccctccatCCCAGAGCTCATGATGGGAGGCTACCATGATAGCAGAGGGCTGGTTACAGACACTTTCACAGCAAAGTGCATgagtacatgcatgtgtgtatgttcaGAAAGTGGCATAGGATTGATTGGATTGCCTCCCAATGACACAGAAGTGCAAGCCTCTAAGGCCCTTCTCTCTCCAGAGACGGGAGTCTCCCTGTGATATAGACGGGGTGCTGCCTGGGAAGGAGCTCCAGCAATGTGTGAGGAGTGAACTCGCCAACCTCCATCCACCTGCAGGGTGATTGAGCCAAGAGATCACAGCTTATAGGCTGCCCACACGCAGATTCCCTGCTGCCTGTCCCAGAACTCTGATCAAGATTGAACTTTTCATCACAGTCTCCAACAGCTTCTGGATTGACATTCTTACTGGAAGGTAGGGCTGTTTTTCTCATGTGTggaaaaagataaaggaagtttattttaaaagtccagGGCATCCAGAGCTGGTTCCCTTTAGCAGGGAACAGGATGAGGTTTTCATGTGTCCCAACATCCACTATATTTTTAGTCAGGAAAATtgactctctccttctctttgcagACATAAATCCCGTCATTGGCATCTTGGTTCACAGAAATGTGAAAAGAGAGTTTCAGTATGGACTCACCTGGGAAAATGTGGGTTATTCTTGGAGCAGAAATACCCCAGGACAAAATTGTGGTGATGTAGAGTTGCATCGGGCCAAGTGGGCCCCCCACGCACTGTGTTTCTTGTAGACCCAGCAGCCCCAAGCTTTCCCTCTTCACAGTTTGGGGGAGGAAACCTAGCAGCTAAACCAAAGTCAATTCTGTACCACACAATTCAGGGTTTTACTTTACCACCAAACCACGTGGTCACAGGGACATAATGGTAAACACAGTGACTACTTCCTTTGTTTCAAttagtttccttcctttgtttcaaTTCTGGAAGGAGGGTTGAACTCACCCAAAACACAGCAGTTTCACTCAACCAGAGTTCAAACTGCAGCTGATTATTGCCATGGATACTGAGGAAAATAAACAACGTATTCTCCTTAAAGTGGATTATATGACGATTGCCTAAGATCAGCTATAATGGCCGAGGGCTCTTAGAAATACAGTTATATTTTCTGGTCAGGATATTGAAGAGAATTTTCattggatatttttgtttttttattgtaagaAACCTGTTTAGGTTTGACCCACAGGTAATCCATCTGCCCAGTCATTTGGAAACGCTAGGACCGAGCATTCAGAGGGACTGATGTTCCTAACTGCACTTCCTAATCTCTGCAGGCTTATAGCATGAAGGACACTGATGCATTTTACACCATTTACTCTATGAAATGTCAGTGGATTGCATTAGATGACTGAATTCAGATGTTCTTGTAGTGAAAGCATATTAAAGCGTGTGGACTTAGGACCCACTGGGGAGAGAGTGTGCTTGTTGGGGACTGTGAATTAGACTTTCCTAGACAGCAATATTCATGAAGACAGTAGACCTATGACTCAAATAGGGAGATCACAGAAGTTTTGCTTAATGCTATTATCAGGTCAGTAATTATTTGCTTCATAGAAGCACAATGAATAGGAATGATAACCATGTCTCACTGCTCCTGTATAAAAATTCTATGTGTCTCCAACTCTGTGTACCTTCTCTCAGACCATTGCTCACTACATGGATCTTTCAACTTATCTGTTACATATATTGTCTAGCACATGCCTATCTATATAAACCAATCACTTTTTcaatttctctgctttttcacAGTGTGTGCATTGATGGCCTGTGTATTTTAATCCTCAGGTGGTTTGGTATATAAATCTCAAATCTGGTTCAGTATATGATTCTAATGTCTCTCCTATGTTTGTATATTTCCTTTCAATGCATTTAGTATTTTCATGActgaatatatttgtctttctttccggATAACAAGTCAACCTATTATATTTGTTAGTttgcataattttatctttgtctGTTGTTTCTCTAATTCCAGTGTCCAAATGCTCACTTCACtcactttgttatttttccagtGGTTATGAGACCTGATTTTCTTCCCACAGGAATAAAACAGGAATGACAAAGAAAGGTGACTCTCAGGTAGGGAGGAATGAGAGGGACAAATTCTAGCAACCCAGCAGGGTTTATCTTGCTGGGCTTCTCTGAGCAGCCCGAGCTGGAGAAGGTCCTCCTTGTGGCCATCTCCATCATATATGTACTGACGCTGGTGGGGAACACAGCCATCATCCTGGTCTCCTTCTTGAACCCCAAGCTGCAcacgcccatgtacttcttcctgtcGAATCTGTCCTTCCTGGACCTCTGCTTTACAACGAGCATTGTCCCGCAGATGCTGGTGAATCTCAGGGGCCCGGAGAAGACCATCAGCTACACGGGCTGTGTGCTCCAGCTCTATGTGGCGCTGGGGCTGGGCTCCACTGAGTGCATCCTCCTGACGGTGATGGCTTATGACCGCTTCAATGCCATCTGCCGCCCCCTGCACTACGGCGTCATCATGCACCCCAGGCTGCTCCGGCAGCTTGCAGCTGTGGCCTGGAGCAGTGGTTTTGTGGAGTCCACGCTTCAGACCATCCTCGTCTTCCAGCTGCCTCTCTGCAACCACCACAGGGTGGATGATTTCATGTGTGAGGAGCCCGCCCTGATTAAAATTGCCTGTGTGAACACCACCTTCCTGGAGAACGAGCTCTCCATAGCCATCGTCCTCTATGTGGTCATACCGCTGGGGCTGATTCTTGTCTCCTACGGCTGCATCGCCAGGAGCGTGCTGAGAATCAGGTCCACGGAAGGCAGGAGGAAAGTGTTTGGGACCTGCGGGTCCCACCTGCTGGTTGTGATTTTGTTCTTCGGGACTATAATTTCTGTCTACATCCAACCCAAGAGCGAGTACACGCAGAACCACAGTAAATTTCTCACCCTCTTCTATACTGTAGTGACGCCCTCGCTTAATCCTCTCATCTACACGCTGAGAAACAAGGAGGTTAAGTGGGCTCTGAGGAGACTGCTGTGGAGGGACCCACATCAGGGAGAACCGTGACACGTACTCAGCCATTCCCCAGGTGCCGAGGACTTACACATCCCGCATCTAAGGGTCACAGCTTCAGCTCCGCAGTAAAACAGGTGTGACATTTCCTTTCAATGGCGTCCTGAAGTTGCTACCCTAAGCCCTTATTTTCATCCTCCTTTCCCGAACTGTTATGTGTCTTTTTCTGGCTAATTTGTAAAGATTCTGTGTATACATGAACACGTTTAGAGACAGGAGCATGTGCACATGAATCATACTTCCAGGAATCCCGGAATTATTGCTCTGGTAATGAACTATCGCCATGAGCAGACAGAAGCCAGCTCCAGCTCGTGCTGGTCATGAGGTGGGTCTAGCTGAGGTGGGTCTAGCTGAGGACAGGGCTCTGCAGCAGGGGCTGCGTCTGCAGCTCGCCGGCCGGTTAGGGCCCTGCACACCCACAGCTACCTGACGGTTTGTCTTATCAGGGGTTGTTGATTCTCACATATTCAGCAGGGCGTCTGGGATTCCATGCACCTGGGACCATTCTGATCTCTCCCAGCCACAGAGAAAGTCTCCAAGGAGAACGACCAACGTGACTGTTTCTCTACTACACGTCTCTTGTTACTACAGAGCAGCCCCCAATCTCTTGATTGACCCCTTAGTGCTATACCTGAATTGAGGGCAAATAAACACAATTTGAAGTATTGTCATTAAGTGTGAATATTTAAATCTCCCAAAAGTAGgcagatttatttataaataaaagtgtttgTCTTTGCCATTATAACATTCCCTTTCACAGATATTGTAATTTcatagaatttataaaatgtttttcttcatattgaATATGAAGTTTTTATCTGTTCTGATAACACAGCTGAAAATCTGGGTAATTTTTAAAGTGTGAAAATATTGGCCATGCTTTTCCTATATTCATAATAGTTATcgatttataaaatattatcaaaatccTTATTGGCTTTAATTCTAGAGACTACTTCAACATACTTACAATgtgttattgt
Protein-coding sequences here:
- the LOC125165718 gene encoding olfactory receptor 2G3-like, with the translated sequence MRGTNSSNPAGFILLGFSEQPELEKVLLVAISIIYVLTLVGNTAIILVSFLNPKLHTPMYFFLSNLSFLDLCFTTSIVPQMLVNLRGPEKTISYTGCVLQLYVALGLGSTECILLTVMAYDRFNAICRPLHYGVIMHPRLLRQLAAVAWSSGFVESTLQTILVFQLPLCNHHRVDDFMCEEPALIKIACVNTTFLENELSIAIVLYVVIPLGLILVSYGCIARSVLRIRSTEGRRKVFGTCGSHLLVVILFFGTIISVYIQPKSEYTQNHSKFLTLFYTVVTPSLNPLIYTLRNKEVKWALRRLLWRDPHQGEP